From one Salmo salar chromosome ssa09, Ssal_v3.1, whole genome shotgun sequence genomic stretch:
- the LOC106597940 gene encoding class I histocompatibility antigen, F10 alpha chain isoform X5 — MNTPTRTCYCKYDNHNFNFIHAVLHRSPSFSSSPLHRNPRDLVSEKYPVDHFYQAHGRCGWKSDGTTEAFMSHAYDGKDFVSFDVSTRTWTAAVSHAVFYKRKRETDLEDLVRLVIHYESGCIRWLKKLLQFSVTFREPKVPAVSLFERPPHGNSEVEVTCHVTGFYPRAVQVEWLGAEGLPMVDGVSSGEVLPNGDGSYQLRKSLTVPQEAQDTQSYSCLVLHSSVAGNITVTWAPKKNLANVLMAIVIIVSVVLILTVLFKYLVRRRAVGKSQS, encoded by the exons ATGAATACACCAACGAGAACATGTTATTGCAAATATGATAACCACAATTTTAATTTCATTCATGCAGTTCTCCATCGTAG CCCCTCATTCTCTTCATCGCCATTGCATCGCAACCCAAGGGACCTTGTATCCGAAAAATATCCAGTTG ATCACTTTTACCAAGCTCATGGACGCTGTGGATGGAAGTCAGACGGAACCACAGAGGCCTTTATGAGCCATGCATATGACGGCAAGGACTTTGTCAGCTTCGATGTATCGACCAGAACATGGACAGCTGCAGTTTCCCATGCTGTATTTTACAAAAGAAAACGGGAAACAGATTTAGAAGATCTTGTTAGGCTGGTCATTCATTACGAATCTGGATGCATCCGTTGGCTGAAGAAACTGTTACAGTTTAGTGTTACATTTCGAGAACCCAAAG TCCCTGCCGTCAGTCTGTTTGAGAGACCACCTCATGGCAACTCCGAGGTGGAGGTCACATGTCATGTGACAGGGTTCTACCCTCGGGCGGTGCAGGTGGAGTGGCTGGGGGCAGAGGGGCTTCCCATGGTAGACGGGGTGAGCAGTGGGGAGGTGCTGCCCAACGGAGACGGCTCGTACCAGCTGAGGAAGAGCCTGACTGTCCCACAGGAAGCCCAGGACACCCAGAGCTACAGCTGCCTGGTGCTCCACAGCAGTGTAGCTGGGAACATCACAGTAACCTGGG CTCCAAAGAAGAACCTGGCCAATGTGCTCATGGCTATAGTCATCATTGTGTCTGTAGTCTTGATACTCACTGTCCTATTCAAGTATTTAGTAAGGAGGAGAGCAGTAGGTAAGAGTCAATCTTAA
- the LOC106597940 gene encoding major histocompatibility complex class I-related gene protein isoform X6 produces MNTPTRTCYCKYDNHNFNFIHAVLHRSPSFSSSPLHRNPRDLVSEKYPVDHFYQAHGRCGWKSDGTTEAFMSHAYDGKDFVSFDVSTRTWTAAVSHAVFYKRKRETDLEDLVRLVIHYESGCIRWLKKLLQFSVTFREPKVPAVSLFERPPHGNSEVEVTCHVTGFYPRAVQVEWLGAEGLPMVDGVSSGEVLPNGDGSYQLRKSLTVPQEAQDTQSYSCLVLHSSVAGNITVTWAPKKNLANVLMAIVIIVSVVLILTVLFKYLVRRRAVA; encoded by the exons ATGAATACACCAACGAGAACATGTTATTGCAAATATGATAACCACAATTTTAATTTCATTCATGCAGTTCTCCATCGTAG CCCCTCATTCTCTTCATCGCCATTGCATCGCAACCCAAGGGACCTTGTATCCGAAAAATATCCAGTTG ATCACTTTTACCAAGCTCATGGACGCTGTGGATGGAAGTCAGACGGAACCACAGAGGCCTTTATGAGCCATGCATATGACGGCAAGGACTTTGTCAGCTTCGATGTATCGACCAGAACATGGACAGCTGCAGTTTCCCATGCTGTATTTTACAAAAGAAAACGGGAAACAGATTTAGAAGATCTTGTTAGGCTGGTCATTCATTACGAATCTGGATGCATCCGTTGGCTGAAGAAACTGTTACAGTTTAGTGTTACATTTCGAGAACCCAAAG TCCCTGCCGTCAGTCTGTTTGAGAGACCACCTCATGGCAACTCCGAGGTGGAGGTCACATGTCATGTGACAGGGTTCTACCCTCGGGCGGTGCAGGTGGAGTGGCTGGGGGCAGAGGGGCTTCCCATGGTAGACGGGGTGAGCAGTGGGGAGGTGCTGCCCAACGGAGACGGCTCGTACCAGCTGAGGAAGAGCCTGACTGTCCCACAGGAAGCCCAGGACACCCAGAGCTACAGCTGCCTGGTGCTCCACAGCAGTGTAGCTGGGAACATCACAGTAACCTGGG CTCCAAAGAAGAACCTGGCCAATGTGCTCATGGCTATAGTCATCATTGTGTCTGTAGTCTTGATACTCACTGTCCTATTCAAGTATTTAGTAAGGAGGAGAGCAGTAG CATAA
- the LOC106597940 gene encoding major histocompatibility complex class I-related gene protein isoform X2, which yields MITTILISFMQFSIVAPHSLHRHCIATQGTLYPKNIQLVMIDDVTVYYYNSSAEQEAVVPEWLNHPEGIEFWQEVNRNLKFNRFVMDTAVRVTSEHYNHSHDHFYQAHGRCGWKSDGTTEAFMSHAYDGKDFVSFDVSTRTWTAAVSHAVFYKRKRETDLEDLVRLVIHYESGCIRWLKKLLQFSVTFREPKVPAVSLFERPPHGNSEVEVTCHVTGFYPRAVQVEWLGAEGLPMVDGVSSGEVLPNGDGSYQLRKSLTVPQEAQDTQSYSCLVLHSSVAGNITVTWAPKKNLANVLMAIVIIVSVVLILTVLFKYLVRRRAVA from the exons ATGATAACCACAATTTTAATTTCATTCATGCAGTTCTCCATCGTAG CCCCTCATTCTCTTCATCGCCATTGCATCGCAACCCAAGGGACCTTGTATCCGAAAAATATCCAGTTGGTAATGATAGATGATGTCACTGTCTATTACTACAACAGCAGTGCTGAACAAGAGGCCGTAGTGCCAGAATGGTTGAACCACCCTGAGGGAATTGAATTCTGGCAGGAGGTTAATCGAAATTTGAAATTTAATCGATTTGTAATGGATACGGCTGTGAGAGTAACAAGTGAACATTACAATCATTCACATG ATCACTTTTACCAAGCTCATGGACGCTGTGGATGGAAGTCAGACGGAACCACAGAGGCCTTTATGAGCCATGCATATGACGGCAAGGACTTTGTCAGCTTCGATGTATCGACCAGAACATGGACAGCTGCAGTTTCCCATGCTGTATTTTACAAAAGAAAACGGGAAACAGATTTAGAAGATCTTGTTAGGCTGGTCATTCATTACGAATCTGGATGCATCCGTTGGCTGAAGAAACTGTTACAGTTTAGTGTTACATTTCGAGAACCCAAAG TCCCTGCCGTCAGTCTGTTTGAGAGACCACCTCATGGCAACTCCGAGGTGGAGGTCACATGTCATGTGACAGGGTTCTACCCTCGGGCGGTGCAGGTGGAGTGGCTGGGGGCAGAGGGGCTTCCCATGGTAGACGGGGTGAGCAGTGGGGAGGTGCTGCCCAACGGAGACGGCTCGTACCAGCTGAGGAAGAGCCTGACTGTCCCACAGGAAGCCCAGGACACCCAGAGCTACAGCTGCCTGGTGCTCCACAGCAGTGTAGCTGGGAACATCACAGTAACCTGGG CTCCAAAGAAGAACCTGGCCAATGTGCTCATGGCTATAGTCATCATTGTGTCTGTAGTCTTGATACTCACTGTCCTATTCAAGTATTTAGTAAGGAGGAGAGCAGTAG CATAA
- the LOC106597940 gene encoding major histocompatibility complex class I-related gene protein isoform X1, protein MITTILISFMQFSIVAPHSLHRHCIATQGTLYPKNIQLVMIDDVTVYYYNSSAEQEAVVPEWLNHPEGIEFWQEVNRNLKFNRFVMDTAVRVTSEHYNHSHDHFYQAHGRCGWKSDGTTEAFMSHAYDGKDFVSFDVSTRTWTAAVSHAVFYKRKRETDLEDLVRLVIHYESGCIRWLKKLLQFSVTFREPKVPAVSLFERPPHGNSEVEVTCHVTGFYPRAVQVEWLGAEGLPMVDGVSSGEVLPNGDGSYQLRKSLTVPQEAQDTQSYSCLVLHSSVAGNITVTWAPKKNLANVLMAIVIIVSVVLILTVLFKYLVRRRAVGKSQS, encoded by the exons ATGATAACCACAATTTTAATTTCATTCATGCAGTTCTCCATCGTAG CCCCTCATTCTCTTCATCGCCATTGCATCGCAACCCAAGGGACCTTGTATCCGAAAAATATCCAGTTGGTAATGATAGATGATGTCACTGTCTATTACTACAACAGCAGTGCTGAACAAGAGGCCGTAGTGCCAGAATGGTTGAACCACCCTGAGGGAATTGAATTCTGGCAGGAGGTTAATCGAAATTTGAAATTTAATCGATTTGTAATGGATACGGCTGTGAGAGTAACAAGTGAACATTACAATCATTCACATG ATCACTTTTACCAAGCTCATGGACGCTGTGGATGGAAGTCAGACGGAACCACAGAGGCCTTTATGAGCCATGCATATGACGGCAAGGACTTTGTCAGCTTCGATGTATCGACCAGAACATGGACAGCTGCAGTTTCCCATGCTGTATTTTACAAAAGAAAACGGGAAACAGATTTAGAAGATCTTGTTAGGCTGGTCATTCATTACGAATCTGGATGCATCCGTTGGCTGAAGAAACTGTTACAGTTTAGTGTTACATTTCGAGAACCCAAAG TCCCTGCCGTCAGTCTGTTTGAGAGACCACCTCATGGCAACTCCGAGGTGGAGGTCACATGTCATGTGACAGGGTTCTACCCTCGGGCGGTGCAGGTGGAGTGGCTGGGGGCAGAGGGGCTTCCCATGGTAGACGGGGTGAGCAGTGGGGAGGTGCTGCCCAACGGAGACGGCTCGTACCAGCTGAGGAAGAGCCTGACTGTCCCACAGGAAGCCCAGGACACCCAGAGCTACAGCTGCCTGGTGCTCCACAGCAGTGTAGCTGGGAACATCACAGTAACCTGGG CTCCAAAGAAGAACCTGGCCAATGTGCTCATGGCTATAGTCATCATTGTGTCTGTAGTCTTGATACTCACTGTCCTATTCAAGTATTTAGTAAGGAGGAGAGCAGTAGGTAAGAGTCAATCTTAA
- the LOC106597940 gene encoding major histocompatibility complex class I-related gene protein isoform X4: MITTILISFMQFSIVAPHSLHRHCIATQGTLYPKNIQLVMIDDVTVYYYNSSAEQEAVVPEWLNHPEGIEFWQEVNRNLKFNRFVMDTAVRVTSEHYNHSHDHFYQAHGRCGWKSDGTTEAFMSHAYDGKDFVSFDVSTRTWTAAVSHAVFYKRKRETDLEDLVRLVIHYESGCIRWLKKLLQFSVTFREPKVQVEWLGAEGLPMVDGVSSGEVLPNGDGSYQLRKSLTVPQEAQDTQSYSCLVLHSSVAGNITVTWAPKKNLANVLMAIVIIVSVVLILTVLFKYLVRRRAVGKSQS, translated from the exons ATGATAACCACAATTTTAATTTCATTCATGCAGTTCTCCATCGTAG CCCCTCATTCTCTTCATCGCCATTGCATCGCAACCCAAGGGACCTTGTATCCGAAAAATATCCAGTTGGTAATGATAGATGATGTCACTGTCTATTACTACAACAGCAGTGCTGAACAAGAGGCCGTAGTGCCAGAATGGTTGAACCACCCTGAGGGAATTGAATTCTGGCAGGAGGTTAATCGAAATTTGAAATTTAATCGATTTGTAATGGATACGGCTGTGAGAGTAACAAGTGAACATTACAATCATTCACATG ATCACTTTTACCAAGCTCATGGACGCTGTGGATGGAAGTCAGACGGAACCACAGAGGCCTTTATGAGCCATGCATATGACGGCAAGGACTTTGTCAGCTTCGATGTATCGACCAGAACATGGACAGCTGCAGTTTCCCATGCTGTATTTTACAAAAGAAAACGGGAAACAGATTTAGAAGATCTTGTTAGGCTGGTCATTCATTACGAATCTGGATGCATCCGTTGGCTGAAGAAACTGTTACAGTTTAGTGTTACATTTCGAGAACCCAAAG TGCAGGTGGAGTGGCTGGGGGCAGAGGGGCTTCCCATGGTAGACGGGGTGAGCAGTGGGGAGGTGCTGCCCAACGGAGACGGCTCGTACCAGCTGAGGAAGAGCCTGACTGTCCCACAGGAAGCCCAGGACACCCAGAGCTACAGCTGCCTGGTGCTCCACAGCAGTGTAGCTGGGAACATCACAGTAACCTGGG CTCCAAAGAAGAACCTGGCCAATGTGCTCATGGCTATAGTCATCATTGTGTCTGTAGTCTTGATACTCACTGTCCTATTCAAGTATTTAGTAAGGAGGAGAGCAGTAGGTAAGAGTCAATCTTAA
- the LOC106597940 gene encoding major histocompatibility complex class I-related gene protein isoform X3, whose translation MITTILISFMQFSIVAPHSLHRHCIATQGTLYPKNIQLVMIDDVTVYYYNSSAEQEAVVPEWLNHPEGIEFWQEVNRNLKFNRFVMDTAVRVTSEHYNHSHDHFYQAHGRCGWKSDGTTEAFMSHAYDGKDFVSFDVSTRTWTAAVSHAVFYKRKRETDLEDLVRLVIHYESGCIRWLKKLLQFSVTFREPKGGVAGGRGASHGRRGEQWGGAAQRRRLVPAEEEPDCPTGSPGHPELQLPGAPQQCSWEHHSNLGSKEEPGQCAHGYSHHCVCSLDTHCPIQVFSKEESSSIIPRVRG comes from the exons ATGATAACCACAATTTTAATTTCATTCATGCAGTTCTCCATCGTAG CCCCTCATTCTCTTCATCGCCATTGCATCGCAACCCAAGGGACCTTGTATCCGAAAAATATCCAGTTGGTAATGATAGATGATGTCACTGTCTATTACTACAACAGCAGTGCTGAACAAGAGGCCGTAGTGCCAGAATGGTTGAACCACCCTGAGGGAATTGAATTCTGGCAGGAGGTTAATCGAAATTTGAAATTTAATCGATTTGTAATGGATACGGCTGTGAGAGTAACAAGTGAACATTACAATCATTCACATG ATCACTTTTACCAAGCTCATGGACGCTGTGGATGGAAGTCAGACGGAACCACAGAGGCCTTTATGAGCCATGCATATGACGGCAAGGACTTTGTCAGCTTCGATGTATCGACCAGAACATGGACAGCTGCAGTTTCCCATGCTGTATTTTACAAAAGAAAACGGGAAACAGATTTAGAAGATCTTGTTAGGCTGGTCATTCATTACGAATCTGGATGCATCCGTTGGCTGAAGAAACTGTTACAGTTTAGTGTTACATTTCGAGAACCCAAAG GTGGAGTGGCTGGGGGCAGAGGGGCTTCCCATGGTAGACGGGGTGAGCAGTGGGGAGGTGCTGCCCAACGGAGACGGCTCGTACCAGCTGAGGAAGAGCCTGACTGTCCCACAGGAAGCCCAGGACACCCAGAGCTACAGCTGCCTGGTGCTCCACAGCAGTGTAGCTGGGAACATCACAGTAACCTGGG CTCCAAAGAAGAACCTGGCCAATGTGCTCATGGCTATAGTCATCATTGTGTCTGTAGTCTTGATACTCACTGTCCTATTCAAGTATTTAGTAAGGAGGAGAGCAGTAG CATAATACCCAGAGTAAGAGGATGA
- the LOC123724098 gene encoding T-cell surface glycoprotein CD1b3: EEASRIPSKVEVACHVTGFYPWAVQVEWLGAEGLPMVDGVSSGEVLPNGDGSYQLRKSLTVLQEAQDTQSYSCLVLHSSVAGNITLTWVLKTRSSFWRDRIVTMIGCL, encoded by the exons GAAGAGGCCTCACGGATACCCTCCAAGGTGGAGGTCGCGTGTCATGTGACAGGGTTCTACCCTTGGGCGGTGCAGGTGGAGTGGTTGGGGGCAGAGGGGCTTCCCATGGTAGACGGGGTGAGCAGTGGGGAGGTGCTGCCCAACGGAGACGGCTCGTACCAGCTGAGGAAGAGCCTGACTGTCCTACAGGAAGCCCAGGACACCCAGAGCTACAGCTGCCTGGTGCTCCACAGCAGTGTAGCTGGGAACATCACACTAACCTGGG TTCTCAAGACCCGATCCAGCTTCTGGAGGGACAGAATCGTAACAATGATTGGCTGTCTATAG